TTAAGATGGAATACTTACAAAACACTAAGCCATTAAGATATACtttcagaagaaaaaagtgCAGTGTATTATAGTTAAACAAATTGTTAGTTGTGAAGATCTCTAACTGGTTGATTAAGTTTCTAAATGGCTTAGAGGTCAGTAAAATCTCTTGACGTTTTAGCCCATGTATGTTTTAGGTGCGAAGATACCTCACATTAATTTGATCATTTCAATGGAAGAGAAGGATTTTACGACTCCTGAAGGCGAGAAGACAATCGACCTTACAGGAAGgttaattaagatttaagagtatcatcttttatttttattttttattatgcagTGATGATGTTTATCGTGATAATGTATTAAGTCATAGTATCTAAGATCATTCCTTTTTTTGACAGGGTGGGACGAGAAATTGGTGCATTGTTGAGAAGGTTAGGGATACCATATCATAGAAAGGATTCAAGATTAAGAATCAATGGTGTTTCTTTGAAGAACTGGTTTCAACCAAAGGTCGATTCACCTTTCTCTGGTGGGAAACCAGGGCATTTAAGATCATCACAAGTACCACTAGGAAACCAAATCAGTCGTCAGCAACGCAGCATTCGGCTAGGGAACCTGTCACTTGAGTGAGAACTGAGAAGGCGTCTCTCATTTTGATCCTTGACCTccgagagtttttttttttttccccttttgaaGGATTGGTTCCACGGAACTTCATACTCAGTACATGTTACATCACAACATTCTTCCCCCAGCGTCGCAGCAGAAAGTGGAAATTCAAGTTTTGTTGCATTACTCTTCTGCGTAAGCTTAGTTCTTGCATGAGGATGTTTAGTCACAGTAAGTTAATTTGCATGGTAAAGCTGTAtatctacccaaaaaaaaaaagactgtatTTATTCGTTTCcgcatgaatatatatatatatatatataataatagtaaatgaTTCTTGTAAGGTATTCAAGAAACTCTTAATATACAATATCTCTCCAAAAGATTCACAGATATAATATTCCCCATAAGAACAATGAAAGGGAGGAAAATTCTATTTTAGTTTGCCTCTATGACGTTTCCTATATTTTGCAGCGGAGTTTATTGTGAAATTAAAGTGGTCATGTGAAAGCCATGACGTGACCACATGATAATTCAGGTCCAATTATTTTATAGATGATATAAGCATTGTTGTAAAGGAAATTATTACAACTATTCTATTGGTTCATGATTCAAGCAGTCTGAGAATTTATAGTTTACAGGAGCACACAGAAgtagtttcttttttctaattattttaggCGGTTTCATTGAATTCTCAATTCGtctaatttgtatatttatataacttttttcttctccaacaacGTCTAATTATATAACTTGAGATATAGACAAAATAGAGCTCCCCAGATgtttataaaacaaacacaaaaacaatcaaTTGATATGGGAGATATATAGTATATCACTACAGAGTTATGTTATATAGGCTAGCTAAATTTAAGATGAAATTTATCAGTAACAAAATTTGCAAGTGATTTGCGGTATACTTACAATAAAGTTTtgagataaataaaatacatatagtCACAAATTTATCGTAATTGATTTCTGATAAAGTTgatatttaaagttttaaacaacTTAAACAAGTCGTATACGAACTCGTGATTTAGTCCATCTCCTttccataccaaaaaaaaaaaaaaagtcgtatAATAGTACTTTCAATAAAAGTTACTGACGCCATCTGTTTGTATTAAATTACTGGGAATAACGTCTTATTTATCCCTCATAACTATGATATCATATCAGATGTACATAGaactttaatttcattttgtaaCTTTCTAAATCGATAGTTTTAGACCTATTTCCACCCGAATTAATAGTTTTAGTTTCATTTCCTCCTCgaaatatcaaatatcatcTTTTGCTCCATGATTCTGGATTTAAGTGGTTTACTATTGGTTTCAAAATTGCTTAACCAACTAATTAATCCTATTAACCAGACTAAACCTTATTTCAACCCGATTTCAAATTGAACCCATCAAAACCTAACAATTAGAAGAATTGTTACTAAACCATATTTTTCGAGACTCAATTTTGTTTCCTTCTGTGATCTCTTAATTGTGGAGAAGAAGGTAACGCAGGTGGAAGAAGATCTGGTTTTAGAATTGGCAGCGGTGGAGATGGTGGAAAAGGAGCAGGCGATGCAGGAGAAGGAGGAGGCAGAGGTGAAGATAGTGGTGGTGGAGGCGTGTTGACCTGAGCGGAGTCAGCGAAGGAGAATAGAAGGGAGTTAGCGGAGATTGGATCGActgtggtggtggcggtggtgaTGAATTAAAAACCAGAAGCGACGGAGGAGGTGGAGATTGAAATTGAGGCTGATTttgttgtgaagaagaaggaagctgGGAAACATACCGAGAAGAAAAACATTATGatgaatatacaaaataaaactagCAACCATGGAAGCGggtgaagaaaatgaagaagataacaGGTCGGGTCGGGTTGGTTTTTAACGTTtgtttagtttaaaatttgattttgtaccGGGGTTATGTTGGTTTTATCAGGTTTGGATTTTAAACcgcttaaacaaaaaaattggagaaatagATGAAAACTATAGGATTCCGGTGGAATTAAGTTTAGAACTATTAATTCGGGGAAACACAGATGAAATTAAAGTTCTACGTAGATTTAGTACGATATCGTAGTTATAAGGGGAAAATAGGACGTCACTCCGAATTATTGAGGTATGAGTTGATGAAAGTATGTACTATCAATATAAAACAATTACGTGTACTCCATAATCAACCAATGAATATAAGTTATTTTGGCTTTGGTCTTCGATCCAGCTCACTGACTTAATATCATAAGTGTTAACGAAGTTGAAATAAAATACTCCAGTCGCGTTATGAAAGTTATAATTATTCGTTTTCGATAGGCAGCCCCGGAAATTTGGTTTGAATGCTTAACACAATTTCTTGTCTTGAACATATTTTGGTTAAACAATGACAttaatcttttataaataaaaaattgtgaaataatcatcatattagttttttttttttttttgggggggggggggNNNNNNNNNNNNNNNNNNNNNNNNNNNNNNNNNNNNNNNNNtttttttttttttttgggggggggggggggtcaaAATATTATTAGCTAAAACATAGAAATATATCAATTCTTCTTATCCTCCATGATTTAAAAAGATACATGGGAAGAAAAAGGATGAAAAGATACATTCTCAATCtcaaaatttctataaatacaaTTCTCCTAAACCGGATCCAACTTTTTCTTATTGTAACCGAGAAGCTATGAGATCAAGAAACACTTCCTCTCTACATGGAATGGTCAAACCTCCCTTTGGGTGATTGAATCCAAACTCTTCCTCTGCTCGACTAAGGAACTCTCTGAACGAAGGATGATTCAGAAACGATATTGGAACCACAAATCTCCTCTTCTCCATCTCAATCTGTTCTCCTACGTAAACAGCTACGTGTCCTTTAGGAACATGAtccgatgatggtgatgttcGGTTTTTGTTTGCCAATGAGTTTAGCTTCAATATCTGCTTTGTTGCATTTGAAATCGCAAAACGATTCAGacccatctttcttttttgctttcaataaaaaaaattttcttctctttttctttgttcaccACAATGTTTTGAGAGACTTTGAGATGAGGAAAGGTGGTGACGATTGCCTCTATTTATAATAAtggaaatcttttaaaatacttttcaaTGATTTAAGAGCATTTAataggttttttgtttttattttgttttctcgtGTAAGTTGTTTGACTTATATCATCTTCTCACATGGCTTAACTCATCCATCAAGTTCTCCAACAAAAAGTTTCCTGttcttacaaatataaaaataacaaaactaagTTGAAAATTCAAGATATCATTATAAATACTGTTTTTTGAATATTACATTAAATCTTCTAAGAAAAGTTCTGActcattttttctcttcaacatagaaatatgtattttttttcaaaagataacAGGGGTAACAAGTGGCCAAAGAACTTAAAAAGAAGATAGATCATATGGCAACTTGGCACATTGGATGATATTACAATGAACATGATGCAAAAAATCAGGATACATGTAGCCAATCTGATATTTCAGATTTGAATGTGTAATAAATGCTCAATTTGGTTAATCATTGGATTGGTTTCGTCTGATCGATGCGAATCTTCTGATCAGTGGCAAATCATTACGGCCGCAAATATCTTCAATTTGTTGAAAATTTGATCGTTGATTTGTTGAGTCGTATCTATCACCCAAATTTCAGTCCTTAATCACATGGATGCTTCTTGGAAATTATTCTTAATTTTCTAGTTGGAGACTCCACATTTGGTATCTTTGGATAGCATCATTAAAACAACAGTTTAGtcaagtttatttatttttatttttttgaaataatgaCAAAATTCGGTGTGTCTTCATAGACGTTTGCTTTCATTTTTAGTATATGTGCTTTTATCCAAGAAATTACTATTGTTTTGTAGCATGTATGCCTTTTCGAGATGAATATCAAACATGTATAGTTATAGCTAATTATTTGTTATCTATGTTGGTAGAAATCTCTTATACGTACGTATCTATCTAGAACATGTAAGAATTTAATTCATCATAATTTACACTAAAACATTGTTGTTGTCTTGATATGATCAGAATCTTGTCAAATCTTCGGGATGTTCTACAGGGCTGTTGTGATCTTTTTGTTGAAATGTCActctttataatttctttttaatacaCGATGCAACTGCCATGATCCTAAATACCATATACACTCAAGGTAAAAGTATTTGCAATTTGCAAATCATATACGTCTATATGATATCAAAATGATACAGAAGTTAAAGCATCACAATCAGCcgaaaaataaaattacgaTGAAGATAtacttatcaaaaaaataaaaccattttttttgtagtgtataCCTATCATTTTNNNNNNNNNNNNNNNNNNNNNNNNNNNNNNNNNNNNNNNNNNNNNNNNNNNNNNNNNNNNNNNNNNNNNNNNNNNNNNNNNNNNNNNNNNNNNNNNNNNNNNNNNNNNNNNNNNNNNNNNNNNNNNNNNNNNNNNNNNNNNNNNNNNNNNNNNNNNNNNNNNNNNNNNNNNNNNNNNNNNNNNNNNNNNNNNNNNNNNNNNNNNNNNNNNNNNNNNNNNNNNNNNNNNNNNNNNNNNNNNNNNNNNNNNNNNNNNNNNNNNNNNNNNNNNNNNNNNNNNNNNNNNNNNNNNNNNNNNNNNNNNNNNNNNNNNNNNNNNNNNNNNNNNNNNNNNNNNNNNNNNNNNNNNNNNNNNNNNNNNNNNNNNNNNNNNNNNNNNNNNNNNNNNNNNNNNNNNNNNNNNNNNNNNNNNNNNNNNNNNNNNNNNNNNNNNNNNNNNNNNNNNNNNNNNNNNNNNNNNNNNNNNNNNNNNNNNNNNNNNNNNNNNNNNNNNNNtgatttttttttttttttttttgcgtcagaaatattaaataatctGATATATAGCTCTGTCGAAACTTAAAATGAAATTGTTGTGGTCCAGTACAAAGGTTTCTATTGCATATGCTGCTCTGAGTAGTCCCTCGTATTCCCATAACTATCAATAATCTAATACTAATAGTATGATCAGGTCTATGTGTTAACTTCTATAATTAATTCGCAATGAGTAGCGTACGTAGTTAATTAGTTAAGACAATTTGAATTAgtcataagtcataacaatTTGATGTAATTAAACTAGCGTACGTATTCAAATAGCCACGTAACgactacaaaaaaatgtgaatgatcTTTTCATGACAGAGTGATTAGGTCAGGCTTATATGTAATTATTGATTCTTCGTACAATCATCAATCATCGTAATGAATATTTCGgataaatttataatcttcgaaaaaaagaaagtttttctcatcaatgttttctggaaGTACATAAGAGTATATATAACCTGACTTGACTGGTTACACATTAACGTATTTACATGCTGATTCAATCTGTTCTCCTTTGTAGAAATAAACAAAGGGAacaaccaaaaaaggaaaatttctataaaaagaaTTTGGGCTATCGatcccaaaaaagaaagatgtttCAAGTTGAAACAATACAACCATGAGAATTCAAAAGACCAACAAAAGTTTCTTCTCTGCAAGGAATCGTTAATCCACCTATTGGATGATTGAAACCAAACTCTTCCTCCGCTCGACTAAGCAAACCTTGAAACGAAGGATGGTTCAAATACGAGATAGGAACCACGAACCTCTTCTTGTTGTCCATCTCTTCTCCGACGTAAACCGCAACATGTCCTTTTGGGACTCGATTTTGCTGTTTTTGGGACTGTTTAGAGTTGATAACACGCGACAATCTAATAGCCATCTCTGAAAGCAAGAGTTATATAGATCTACAGAGATACTCTGTTTTTTATGAAACGAGAGAAAGATATTGATGCTTTTCTGTGGAGTTTATGtttcagttgttgttgttgttatatatagagttttttaTAGGTAAGGAACCAAATTTCGTAGTTATAATGTTTTAATGGTAAATacagattttaatggatttaaatATTAAGAGTTTGCAGGGTTTCACATGGTATTCCTttaaaaaacgaaagaaaaaactaGGGTTTACCTAGAAAAGGCATCAAGCTGATTCTGATTTCTGGATGACTTAAGAATGAATATAATCAGATAGTGGACCCACCGTTGTTGCAGGACTCACATGCACTCTCTGTCACTTATTAAAATCTCTGGCCATTACATGCAAACCAGTTTGGTCCTATTGGTTATGATGAATAGACAACAGAAACAAGTGTCCTTATTGATGAAAATAGACATTTTTTGACAAGTCTATTGTTGGCTCTTGAAAATGGTGGCTTTTTAGTCTATTTGTGTTGCCCTATAGCCCACTTAAGAGGACCCTTTTGTATCTTAAATTAATTTGACTTTATCAAACTTTGTATTATTAAATCTTTGTTACTAAGCTTGGAGTCATGAAAATGAGAAACATTGAACATGCATGGTTTCTTTGGGTTCTTATAATGTTGAATCAAGTTGAAGAGAGCATTTTTAGGTAGAAGTTTAATACTGTTAtgagtttttactttttaggctCAACTCAACTCAACAAATCCACAGAAActaatttaaattgttattattggcatgtatatataaattagggGCAATTACAGTTATTCCAAGAAATTGCAGTTATTGAAAAAATGGTCACGTGTTTCATTTCCAATATTATGATCACAATTATATCTTCCTAATAACGGAGAGTAACATGAGCCTTGACAATCTAATTATGCAATAATTTAGATATGATTTAATTCATTTATTATGACAAgtttctctatataataaaattcagcagtactgtttcaatcattttcaataaatattatatatttatctgAAGAAATATgtcttcttttgatttattaacgGTTAGATCATAGTGTTATTCATCACTTACAACCCATTTTAGTTTCTTCAGAATGCATGTGATCCACCATTCCTTAAAATACTTTAAATCCCTTGAAGAagtctaatatattttattttttcttttgagataCTATATTTATAATGTAAGTCAGAGAGCTGGGtattcaaaatacaaaacaaataaaNTGGCTCTTGAAAATGGTGGCTTTTTAGTCTATTTGTGTTGCCCTATAGCCCACTTAAGAGGACCCTTTTGTATCTTAAATTAATTTGACTTTATCAAACTTTGTATTATTAAATCTTTGTTACTAAGCTTGGAGTCATGAAAATGAGAAACATTGAACATGCATGGTTTCTTTGGGTTCTTATAATGTTGAATCAAGTTGAAGAGAGCATTTTTAGGTAGAAGTTTAATACTGTTAtgagtttttactttttaggctCAACTCAACTCAACAAATCCACAGAAActaatttaaattgttattattggcatgtatatataaattagggGCAATTACAGTTATTCCAAGAAATTGCAGTTATTGAAAAAATGGTCACGTGTTTCATTTCCAATATTATGATCACAATTATATCTTCCTAATAACGGAGAGTAACATGAGCCTTGACAATCTAATTATGCAATAATTTAGATATGATTTAATTCATTTATTATGACAAgtttctctatataataaaattcagcagtactgtttcaatcattttcaataaatattatatatttatctgAAGAAATATgtcttcttttgatttattaacgGTTAGATCATAGTGTTATTCATCACTTACAACCCATTTTAGTTTCTTCAGAATGCATGTGATCCACCATTCCTTAAAATACTTTAAATCCCTTGAAGAagtctaatatattttattttttcttttgagataCTATATTTATAATGTAAGTCAGAGAGCTGGGtattcaaaatacaaaacaaataaaaaaataaaactcataaTAGAGATTCCATATTATGtgaaatttttatctttttattacaaaatgttTTTCTACACGTACGGTACTATTATAGTAGAGATAGTATGACTTCTAACCGTGTTATACTTCACCATGTTTTATGCTAGTGTTTTTGCGTCATCGCTCGGATTGAAACCCATGGCTTATGTTAAAGAAGAACATGCAACATTTTTNTTCTTATAATGTTGAATCAAGTTGAAGAGAGCATTTTTAGGTAGAAGTTTAATACTGTTAtgagtttttactttttaggctCAACTCAACTCAACAAATCCACAGAAActaatttaaattgttattattggcatgtatatataaattagggGCAATTACAGTTATTCCAAGAAATTGCAGTTATTGAAAAAATGGTCACGTGTTTCATTTCCAATATTATGATCACAATTATATCTTCCTAATAACGGAGAGTAACATGAGCCTTGACAATCTAATTATGCAATAATTTAGATATGATTTAATTCATTTATTATGACAAgtttctctatataataaaattcagcagtactgtttcaatcattttcaataaatattatatatttatctgAAGAAATATgtcttcttttgatttattaacgGTTAGATCATAGTGTTATTCATCACTTACAACCCATTTTAGTTTCTTCAGAATGCATGTGATCCACCATTCCTTAAAATACTTTAAATCCCTTGAAGAagtctaatatattttattttttcttttgagataCTATATTTATAATGTAAGTCAGAGAGCTGGGtattcaaaatacaaaacaaataaaaaaataaaactcataaTAGAGATTCCATATTATGtgaaatttttatctttttattacaaaatgttTTTCTACACGTACGGTACTATTATAGTAGAGATAGTATGACTTCTAACCGTGTTATACTTCACCATGTTTTATGCTAGTGTTTTTGCGTCATCGCTCGGATTGAAACCCATGGCTTATGTTAAAGAAGAACATGCAACATTTTTGTAAAGCTCAATACTATTATTTTCAGATTTCCAAACTTTTACTTTGTATAACTTTTCAAAAGTAAGTATTTGGTCAGAAAACAATATCTTTCGTGTACATTGTCTTCTATAATTCGagaattattaacaaaatctcAAACTGATATTTGGGGCATGCGAAGTTTTCTGTATTTTTCCATTTAAGGAAGAGCCAAACTTTGGTCTCTCAATTCAAGATGAATCTTTCAACcacaaaatatcatatattggttttttttttgccaaacagagcaatatatttatagtgaatTCAATTTGGATAAAATTGATCAGtcagtcattttttttttttttttttgaaaacctaGTCAGTCATTTTCTAACATATTGAAGTTGAACTATCCGCattaatagtttaattatttaccGCCGTTTTTACTGTAAAAGATTTAAATCTTGAGCATTTAATTAATGGTTTGAATATTAGTTCAACTTctcaaatcttattttaaagTACAACTTAAGCTTTGAACAAGTACTGTCATCATATACACACATAAGTAATTCTCCTCTTAAttaaaagaggaaacaaaaacagcTTTCACTAAAGCCCTTAAGACTACTAGATATCAACGAATGCGTTCTTCAATGCAGCTGATGAGAAGTAATGAGATGAAGAAACGACTCTTCTCGACAAGGTATGGTCAAGCCACCCATCGAGTGATGATATCCGCACTCTTCCTCAGCGCGATTAAGGAATTCTCTGAACATAGGATGGTTCAAGTATGTTATCGGAACCACAAACCTCTTTTTCTCCATTTGTTCTCCAACGTAAACCGCTACGTGACCTTTCGGAACAAGCCgtgaagttgttgttgatgattgtGATCCGTTTTTGTTCCTCATAGATTGTGATTTGAATATTTGCTTTGCATTTGGAAGCATCGACCGCATtaaacccatcttcttctttgtttttgcaaCTTATAAAATTGAggaagtaattttttttttttttattgaatcaaATGACTTGATAGACAACGCAGGGGAAGAAGTTTCTATTTATAGTAGTAGTAAACTTAAAAGTATGTAACTTCAAGATAAGGAAAAAGACTTAAATGCTAAAAAAAACAGTAAGATGCGATATTTTGATTACATAAAACCCCCTCCCCAAAAGTTGTGGGCTGTTGGGCCCTCCGTCATCCATCTGGCTCACATGGCTTAGCTCAtctctatataaattataaaacgtataaattaaaataaaatgcaCATAACATACGTTCCTATATGATTGCAATTGCAAATATAAAAAGTTGGGTACGTATGTGTATTTAATTAGAGCCTCGAAATGGTGAATAATGTGTGACCTGGATCAGACTAATAAGTGGGTCCAGTTCTTGAGCCATTTTTAGCGATGGagattgtttgttatatttggaAGTTCAAAGtctttaaagtatatttttcctTCGCTCTCAAACTAGGGGCCGTACTGCTGGGACGAAAGATGAGTATCGAGAtggttttctatatatgttttgaaataGTAAATTTCTTACAAGTATTATATTTactatttgatatatttttcttttttttttaaattgcagCTTTTTGATCAACCATTGGATAAGATCTGACTTGTACAACTTTGCATGTGATTATATGAggatgattgtgattgtggctACACTGAAAATTTGAAGATGCAACATATTACTGTTCAGTGATCGTTATAGATCGAAAACAAAATCCTCATAGATCTGTTGCTATTTGCTACATATGGCCTACGTACTACCTTTTTTCTCTTATCTTATATGATTGTTGTAGGTATATTATATGTTCTTCGCATTTAGACCTAAAATAGTTATTTAGTGTTTGTATCCTTTATATCTTTTATATGTTAGAGAAGAGTTGCACAGAAGAATTGAAAAAATCTGTCTCAGTTTTATGTTTCCATTATATTTTAGAtctttaattaactttatatatataccaaagtTTATTGGACCAAGTACGTAGTATGTAATATACGGGGAGCTCAATTATTGGAGGTGGGACACTTTAGCTTGCCAATAGATTTTCGTGACTCCTAAGTTCTCTGTCGAGCTCATAGTGGTATAATTTGACTCCTAAGTTCTATGTCGAACTCCTTCGTCTTAACGTTTTTTTGCAGACGCTTCATGTGCTCCATTTAACatatgtttttagtttattagACCTACAAACTGCGAGTCTGCGACTTAAAATTCCTAAACTCATATAGTTTACACAAAATAGTTAATAGATTTTCTATTTAGGCGGTTAACCCCACGATCATGGCGATCAGTTCCTCACTAGCTACTCCGGAGGTAAAACGGAGGGTTCTCAAACCTGATGAGGGTTCCTCGTATAGttaaatgtgtgtgtgtgtgtgtgtgtgtgtgtttgaagTAGTTAAATGTGTTCTTCACATGCAATCTGTTGTATAATATTTGTTACTCTTTGTCTTACATTCTTGTGAGAAAGGAAGTTCACTTTCTAGTAAGTTGTGAGTGTCGGCGGCGAATACAAGATTCTCAGCAGATgtctatttaaaatttaaaatttagatatgtatatatacaccCACTTACATCTTAATTGGTTGATTCTAATTTTaaggaattatatatatgaggatattaaaaaaaattggtattttcTCAAATATTTATGAGTTTAATCTTAAATATAGGTGCCTTTTTGccccaaaataaataaattataataggtacctccctttttttttgggtgtacaGCCTTACATTATTTGCAAATcaaaagttgacaaaaaaaacattgagaaaATGTGAAAGATAATCATTAAAAGCATTAATTAAGAGACAAAGAtaataaattcatttaaaattagagaaaaaatacatatcatatcataatgtatatatttctgGATACTTACAgatctattatttatttcaattactatttttatatattacaaaatccTTTAATAATTATAACAATGAAATTACTACTCCTAAAGCAACAAACCTTCATCCCTATAAAGTAGACGTAGCAACAAAACCTATACACAGGGAGCATCTTCGTTCAAGCTATAACAAAGTTAGTTCATTTGAAAGATAGATATGATTCGGTTCAAGGATATAGCTTTTCAAGTCAAGAGAATAGCCGCTAAAAGAGTATCGCGTTTAAGACACATAATCAACGTACGCAAGGGTCACTTTACGGTATACGTTGGAGAAGACGAGGAAGAGACGAAGAGATTTGTGGTTCCAATATCTTACTTAAAACATCCTTTGTTCCAAGCTTTGTTGCGTCAAGCCGAAGATGAATTCGGCACAGATCATAAGAGTAAATCCCTCACGATCCCTTGTCCTCACCATGTCTTTGTTGACGTCACTTCTCGTCTGAATCGTTTTAAACTTGTTAGTACCTAAAGTAATAAGTTGGCCTAAGGTATTAGTATATATTTGGTTGGTTTGATGATCCGTTTAAAACTTGTTAGTACCTAAAGTAATAAGTTGGCCTAAGGTATTAGTATATATTTGGTTGGCCAATTTGATGATCCTTTTCGTAAGGGGTTTATATGTTACTGCGAGGGCTTAAGCAACagtcaaatcaaaaccaaaatgtaATGAAAGAAAGAGTTGCATACTTGGCCTTGAAGTTTCTCTTTAGCAGAGAGATGTCTGAggcatattataatatatatggataatTCTTACTATGCAGTCTATGCTAATGAGATTTCACATCCAAAGGCTATAATAAATAGCTGTGAATGTTAGATCTATCTCGTACGTTTATTAACTTATATGTGAGTTTCTGGACTGTTCTATATGCATGGGATGTCTCTGTCTTTAAGAGATGAATTTCGTCGTACATTCTATGATCAGTGGAAATATTAGAGACAATTTTGTAATAATGAAAacatttgaagaaaataaaaaccatagcACGAGCTACATATGGCAAGACAATCTCTACATATCCAATTAAATTAGT
The sequence above is a segment of the Camelina sativa cultivar DH55 chromosome 10, Cs, whole genome shotgun sequence genome. Coding sequences within it:
- the LOC109126931 gene encoding auxin-induced protein 15A-like; its protein translation is MAIRLSRVINSKQSQKQQNRVPKGHVAVYVGEEMDNKKRFVVPISYLNHPSFQGLLSRAEEEFGFNHPIGGLTIPCREETFVGLLNSHGCIVST
- the LOC104716654 gene encoding auxin-induced protein X15-like, translated to MGLMRSMLPNAKQIFKSQSMRNKNGSQSSTTTSRLVPKGHVAVYVGEQMEKKRFVVPITYLNHPMFREFLNRAEEECGYHHSMGGLTIPCREESFLHLITSHQLH
- the LOC109126963 gene encoding auxin-responsive protein SAUR21-like produces the protein MIRFKDIAFQVKRIAAKRVSRLRHIINVRKGHFTVYVGEDEEETKRFVVPISYLKHPLFQALLRQAEDEFGTDHKSKSLTIPCPHHVFVDVTSRLNRFKLVST